Proteins encoded by one window of Nitrospirota bacterium:
- a CDS encoding CbbQ/NirQ/NorQ/GpvN family protein, with the protein MTTETIDISRHYISEEPFYLPMEKELELFDAAYRNRIPVLLKGPTGCGKTRFMMHVAWKYRRPLVTVACHDDLTASDLVGRYLMKGGQTVWVDGPLTAAVRAGGFCYLDEVVEARKDTTVVIHPLADDRRLLPVEKRGELLKAPPDFVLAISYNPGYQSVLKDLKQSTRQRFLALEFTYPPRELETEIVMHESGTDEETARTLVLFAEKTRNLKDRGLLEGASTRLLVHAAKLIRSGIDPAQAIGAAVAEPLTDEHEMLAALREILQSVL; encoded by the coding sequence ATGACCACTGAAACCATTGACATTTCGAGACATTACATCAGCGAGGAGCCCTTCTACCTCCCCATGGAAAAAGAACTCGAGCTGTTCGACGCGGCCTACCGCAACAGGATTCCGGTGCTCCTGAAGGGCCCCACGGGCTGTGGAAAGACCAGGTTCATGATGCATGTGGCCTGGAAATACCGGAGGCCCCTGGTCACGGTAGCCTGCCACGACGACCTCACCGCCTCCGACCTCGTGGGCCGCTACCTGATGAAGGGAGGGCAGACCGTCTGGGTGGACGGGCCGCTCACCGCCGCCGTGAGGGCCGGCGGGTTCTGCTACCTGGACGAGGTCGTGGAGGCCCGGAAGGACACCACCGTGGTCATTCACCCCCTGGCGGACGACCGGCGGCTCCTTCCCGTGGAGAAACGCGGCGAGCTCCTCAAGGCCCCGCCGGACTTCGTCCTGGCCATCTCCTATAACCCGGGATACCAGAGCGTCCTGAAGGACCTCAAGCAGTCCACCCGGCAGCGGTTCCTGGCCCTGGAGTTCACCTATCCGCCCCGGGAGCTGGAGACCGAAATCGTCATGCACGAGTCGGGCACGGACGAGGAGACCGCTCGCACCCTGGTGCTCTTCGCGGAGAAGACCAGAAACCTCAAGGACCGGGGCCTCCTGGAAGGGGCGAGCACCCGTCTTCTGGTGCACGCGGCCAAGCTCATCCGCTCCGGCATCGACCCCGCCCAGGCCATAGGGGCGGCCGTGGCCGAGCCCCTTACGGACGAGCACGAGATGCTTGCCGCCCTGCGGGAGATCCTCCAGTCCGTCCTATGA
- the sppA gene encoding signal peptide peptidase SppA yields MAVVPLSGPIFSRTIEQYAGLFQGLERSGNIKGVMLEIESPGGSAVASEYLYDRLKRLNEKKPLYCYALMAASGGYMAAAAARKIYAPSTGLVGSIGVLSIKPVVRGLMERAGISLEVMKKGAMKDMTLFHRESTEEERRVLESLQEDIYERFIEMVSTARGMPPEKVRELATGELFSGRRAGTLGLIDGVRDYQDALEELSRETGVSPLKTMTLRPRKRLLKRVMTEAAGALADELWWRGL; encoded by the coding sequence ATGGCTGTGGTTCCTCTGAGCGGCCCCATCTTCAGCCGGACCATCGAGCAGTACGCGGGCCTTTTCCAGGGGCTGGAGCGCTCGGGGAACATAAAGGGCGTGATGCTGGAGATAGAAAGCCCCGGGGGCTCCGCCGTGGCCAGCGAGTACCTCTACGACCGGCTGAAAAGGCTCAACGAGAAGAAACCCCTGTACTGCTACGCCCTCATGGCCGCCTCCGGCGGCTACATGGCGGCCGCCGCCGCCCGGAAGATATACGCTCCTTCCACGGGACTCGTGGGCAGCATCGGGGTGCTTTCCATAAAGCCCGTGGTGCGGGGACTCATGGAAAGGGCGGGCATCTCCCTGGAGGTCATGAAGAAGGGCGCCATGAAGGACATGACCCTCTTTCACCGGGAGTCCACCGAGGAGGAGCGGCGGGTTCTGGAGTCCCTGCAGGAGGACATCTACGAGCGCTTCATCGAGATGGTCTCCACGGCCCGGGGCATGCCCCCGGAGAAGGTCAGGGAGCTTGCAACCGGGGAGCTTTTCAGCGGCCGGAGGGCCGGGACCCTGGGGCTCATCGACGGGGTCCGGGACTACCAGGACGCCCTGGAGGAGCTTTCCCGGGAAACGGGCGTTTCTCCCCTTAAAACCATGACGCTCAGGCCCCGGAAACGCTTGCTCAAGAGGGTCATGACTGAGGCCGCCGGCGCCCTGGCCGACGAGCTCTGGTGGCGGGGCCTGTAA